AATTCGTTCTTGCGTTGTTTTAGGTAAAGTTTCAGTAGACTTAAATCCACCTTCTTCAACTACTGCATTAAAGAATTTCATTTCTTCACTTGTTAATACATTAGCGCCACGAGACTGCATAATAGAACGATCTACCATTGATTCATTTACTTGATTTAAAATATCTGCTCGTACATCTGTAGCAAGTGCTTCAATCATAGAATTTAATGCTGCCGATTGTTCTTCAGCTGTACCTTCTTGCGTTGCTTTCGTAAATGCTAGTTTCTTTTCTTCAAAATTATTAAATTTAATAACCATATTTTATTTTCCTCCTAAATTTAAAAAGAGCGTACTCAGATTCTGTTTTGTATTAACAGGCTCTTGAATAGGCTCTTTGGGATTTGTATTCTTTTGTAAATCATTCAGGATTTCATTTTTTAATCCTGATAAAGCTGCGTTTAAATCTTCTTTTGTAATTCCTTGTGGCTTACCTTTACTCAGCGTTCCGCTTCTAAAGCCATCGATTACTTTTTGTGGAATCATAGCAGAATTGGCACTTGAAGCTGTCATTTTAAGTGGATTCTCCATAAACATAATTTCATCCACAAAATTATTTTCTAATGCTTGTTGTGGACCCATCCATGTTTCTTCCGCCATCATATTAAGTAGTTCTTCTTCTGACTTACCGCTTTTAATGACATAGGCATTTACAAGTGTACGATCTGTTATTTTTAACATCTCAGCCGCCTTTGTCATATCGCGATGGTCTCCACCACTCAACATTGATGCATTATGAATCATGATTTGTGCTGTTGGTGAAATACGAACCTTATCACCAGCCATTGCAATAATAGAAGCCGCACTTGCTGCTAACCCAACAATTTGAACTTCCACATGACTAGGATAATTTTTTAATGCTGTATAAATTTCTGAACCCTCATCTACATAACCACCTGGGCTATTAATTGAAATAATTAAATCCTCACCATTCGCATTATCAAGCTCTTTTGAAATCTTACCCGGACTTGTCGCATCCATTTCAAACCAATCATAAATCCAAACTTCATCATTTGAAATAATCGGTCCTTTAACGTCAATTTTCACTGTCATTTTCTTTCTCACCTCCTTCAGATTCATCTAATTTTGTATAGTTTTTAGTAATATGATGGATATTTAGATTTGGATCATCCGACTCCTCATAATCTACTTCTGAACGAATTTCATTTCCTGTAAATGCACTTGAAGAAATGAGTTTATCAATACTTGTCGCAAGATCAAATATACTTTGATAGGAAACAGCCTTAACCTCAATTTTTCGTCCTAAAAGATATTCACTCATTTCAAAGAATTTAACGTTCGCTTCATCGGATAACTTTTTTAATAATGGTCGTACTGTGAAAAGCATAAAATTTTTCGTTTGCTTCTCTACATCAGCCATTTCGCCATATATCAACGCTGTTGGAATACCAATTGCCATAGCTACTTGATTTAAGAAACCATTTGTTACTTTATTGATTTCTTCCACACTTGGACCATTCGCAACACCATTGTATATTTCGTTATATTTAAAACCCTTTTGTTGTGGAACAATAGCAATATCCTTATTACCAAACGCTTGATACATATCATCAATAAACTTTTGTAATTTCGTTATGTTCTCTTCCGTTTTTGCACCTGTCATTTCCATATCAACTGTTCCACGAACTTGATTTTTTCGTTTTTGAGAACTCAGTATTCTACTGAACAAATCTCCGTAATCTGTAAATAAACCATCAATAAGCGGAGTTAATTTGTCATTTCGATACTTTAAGTGAATCACTTCACTTTGCCTAAAACTTCTCTTAAACGTATAATCTTTTACTATTACATTAGTAAAAGTATCCTCAAACACGGCGTATTCATTATGTTGAAATCCATCTGCAATAAGTAAATCTCCATCATCTGCTTGTATAACTAAACACTCATTATCATAAATAAGTTTGCGAACAAATCTTTCCCAAAAGGTACTTGCCGTCATATTTTTATTCGGTCTAACGTTTAATCGGTAATAAAGTTCATTCTTCTCAAATGCTTTACCATGTCTGACTCTGAATTCAGATTGACTTATTGTTCTTCCTAAAAATGATACACATGTATCAATTGCCAATCGTTTCATATGAAGTCTGTTTGCTGTATCTGTAATTATGTCGAGATCCACCATAAATTCTAATTCTTTATTTCTTTTAAATACTGAACCTAACCATCCAATGGTTATCACCCCCTTTATTAGAATTTAATGTCGCCTATAACGAAATCCGTTACTTCTTGTATTTCATCAGCTCTATAGAGAGCGTGTACAAAACATTGAAATCCATCTGTTTTTCTGCGAACTGGCTCTTTCTTCTCATACATCTTATTACCATCACTTTTAATAACAACTAACACGTTTTGTGTATACCAACGCATAAGAGGGTTATCATCAAAAACAATTTGACGATTAGCAAATGCCATTTCAATTCTTGGTGCTAACAAACCATGGATTGCTTTAGGATTTCTAATAATCTCTACTTCAAATCCTTCATCTATTAATAAAGGCTTTATAGCTTCTAATCGATAATTATCACCTATAATCTTTTTTAGCCCGTAGTTTTCGCGCATTTCTACAAACCAATTTACAATATGAGTTGGATTAATGGTTGGCTCGTCCACAACCGTTAAAAGTCCTTGGTCTTCCCAATCCTTTATTGGTGCAAATTTTTCCTTCTTATACTCATTTGCTTTTTTAGAATAACCATAATAAATATCAACAAACTCTTTACGTACAAAAGAATGTGTTTTGAAAATGTATTCACCGTCTACTCTAAATAACAGACCACAAGCTGCGAAATCTCTAATACTTGCAAAGTCTAAAGCCCCTATACATTCTCGACCATATAAATCAGGAAATGGACGATTTGTAGCAACAATCTCTTCCCATTTTGCTACTGATCTTTCTAAATTTGTTACAGGTAAGTTCATACGCTTTGTCATAAACTCTTCACGATTACTTGGATCATCTTCTAAATCTTCGTATTCTTCCTTTATCGTTTCAAGTAAACCTTCTGCATACTCACTTAAAGGCTCCGATAACATCGGATTTGCCATTTCCCAATTATCTGGATCATCCACTTCTCTTTCATCATTCAATTTGCATATGAACGAAAAAAAAGCATTGGGACGGGCTTCACCATTCAAGACCTTCATTGCTTTTTCTTTTTGTTTATCTAAGAAACCATCACGAACATATCCATCTGTACCAATGTAAAACTCGCGTGGATTCTTCTTTTTCCCTAAACCACTAATGTGGACTCGAACATCTTTATTACTTTCGTATTGATGTATTTCATCGAATACAACTGCACCATCACGCAAACCATCTTTTGTATCTCCGTTTGATGTCCTAAACTTCAATACACTTCCTGTGGCTTTAGAAACAGTTTGAGTTAATGTTGTCTTAAATGCTCGTTGCAATATTTCATTTCGTTTAACACATTTATGAACTTCATCCGGACTTGTTTTCGCTTGTTCTTCACTATTTGCAACAACGGAAATGTTATATTCGGTAATACCGTGCATTTCACTAATTAAGAAATGAATGATAACTGATATTAATCCATTTTTACCGCCACCACGTCCAAGCATCCACAAAAATTTACGATAAAATATGCGACCATTTTTCTTATAAAATAAAAAAACGAATGCTATTAAGAATTTCTGAAATGATTGTAACGGAAAGTACCATTTCTCTCCAAAGCGGATACACTTCTCAATCATTTCATCATCAAAATACAAATCGTCTCTGTTCAAAACATATTTTTCTAGATAGTCAATTAACAGTTCTCTTTCTTTGTTGAACTTTATTTTCTCACTTCTATAAAGCTCAATGTATTCATCTACATACTTTTGCCTAATCATATTAAATCACTTGGACTGTATCCTGAATTAGAAGCACCAACTTTAGGAACAAGTTTTATATCTCTTCCTAAAGCAATTAATGAACTGTTAATTTTATTCCTCTCACTTATAAGAGGGTGGGCTTTAACAAAAACTTGAGAACCGTTTTTTATCGTTACGGACTCACCTTCTTTATTAATAGTTTTATTTATTTTTCTAAATGCTTTTACCAGATCAATATATCTTTCTACCTTTTCAACTTCGACTAAATCTGTAACATCAATGCTATTCATGAGCTGTTCTTTTAACCTCACAATACTAACAGCCATCTACCCACCCCCCTTACGTGCGTAAAATCGAAAAAAACCTGACAGTTAACCCCCTCCTCCGGTGCCCCTTATAGCAATTTTTGATGGAATTTTTTTAGGGGGGGTGTTATTATCGAATCATTTTTACCACTTTTCATCGTTTTCCCATTTATTCGGTTTCTTTTTAAATGTTCTACCGTGTTCTTTATTATGGCAATCCACACAGACTGTTTCGAGGTTGTCCATTTCTAATGCAAGTTCTGGATGATGTTCTAGTTCTTTTATATGATGGACAACGAGCTGAATCTTCTTACGCTTTGCACTCTCACTGTACTCATTGGTATCTGTTTGTACTCGACCATTACGCCTACACTCCTGGCACTCATAAGAGTCACGCTTCTTTACTTGTTCGCGTATACTCTTCCACTCACCACTGTCATAGAACTTACGCTTCTGTTGTTTAGTTTTATATTCTTTCATCATTCATTCGCTACTAAGAACTCATCTATTATTTTATCAAGCAAATTAATCCCCACTCCTCTTCTTTGCTTTGGTGTTGTGTTGCCTTCCATTGCATTAAAGACCCGAATTGCACTTTCTAATTTGTGTTTATCGATTCCTTCGTTTACAAGGTCTTGTCTAAGTGATGGACTTAACGCACCGCTTGTTCTCATCTAGTTAAATCCATCCTTTATCCTCCTATTCCTCATCATTTATCCAATCAACACTATAGAAATCATTTAAAGAATCCAGATGCTCAAGTAGTTTAAACGCTTCATAGCTAATCTCTGTAGCGTACCAGCCATAAGGTTCATAATACTCCGTTAGATAATACTTGCCATTATGCTCTCTAACTACCTTCATTAATTCTCCTCCAAAATAAAAGGCATCCGAATGGATGCCTTTCTAAAATAACGAATATTTAGCCTTTAGACTTTTTATATAAATCTCTAATTGTATCGATTAAACTTTTTACATCTATTGATCTTAAAAACTCAGTAGTTGGATCTTCAATAAAAAGTTCTAATGTTTTTTTATATTCTTCCATTAAATCTTTGTATTGAGCAATGCTACCTCCCCTAATTAAGAAATTTGCTAGCTCACTTTCAATTTCATCAAAACCTTTATTAAGATATGATTCCTTTATAACTGGATTATTTCTTAGCATTGCAAATTCTTCTAACGTTTCTTCATCAGCTAGATTATATAAAGTAATAGAACCTGTTGCTATTGGACGTTTAACTTCTTTATTTAAATCATCTTGTATTTCCTGTTTAACCTCTTCACCAGAGAATAACGTAATGAATTGTAGAGGACTTAAAATTTTAAATGTATATCCTTTTGCCTGATCCCTTGAATAAAACTCCTCAACCAATTCTCTACGAGCTCCCATAACCTGTTTATCGTTACTATGTACCCAATCACCTTTGAGATCAGCTGTCACAAATATAACATCACCACTTATTTGGCATATATGATCCCAGACAATTAAGTCACCGTATTGATTAGAATCTTTTGTTTTATCCATATAACCTGGAGGAATATTACTTTTCGATCTTTTATCCCATTCAAGTTTCAGCTGTTCTTCATCCATTAATCCGTCTGGTGCAAAATAGCTTTTTTCAATTATTTCTTTATAACTTTCTAAAATTAAATCATGGTCAATATACTCACCCAATGATTGTTGTAATTTCCCTAAACCTTTCACATATTCTTTCCTTGCTTTATTTAGTTCTTGAATGCAATTATTATACTTTTCCTCTAGAGCGATAATATCACTGTGATAGTCTTCTAAAATTGCTAATGCAGGAATCGCTTCATTCAAAGGTTTTCCATTATTAATTGCTTTTGGTATATTACTTATTACATTATGTATTCCACTAGACATCTCAGTGATTTTTTTTGGCCTGTTTTTTGCAAATTCTTTAATTACATGTGCTGGAATTCTTAAACGCTCTTCACTGGATAGCTTTTTCAAAACATTTAATACACTTTCAAAAGTTATGTTTTTCCATTGATACCCCATTAATAATACATTAGTATCTATAACAATCGTTGCAGTATCTTTTATTTCATTTAGTTTTTTGACTTTTATAAATAAATTAGAATATGAAATCCCCATAAACAACCGCCTTTTTACACCAAAATTTTCTATAATAATATAAGAGTATCATTTTACTCCATTTATTTAAATATAGAAGTTATAGTTTTATCCTTCTTCCAACAACCTAATATTGTTTGTTTTTGCACCAGCATTATTAAGTAACTGGAAGAAGAGCAAAAGCTCTCCTTAATAACGGTAGCATTCAATCTGTACCATCTGCTAGTTTCGGGTTTTATGTGCCATCGTTATGAGTCGTTTAGAAGAATTATATAATCGAGTTGTGTTTTCCGCCACTTCTCATAATACAAATATACCACGCTAATCCCAAAACAACCGATACATTTACTGCCAAAAATCGGTCACAACTCTGCCAAATTTTTCGAATCAAACGATTTTAATATTAAAGAAGATTTAAGCAATTGGAACAGTTTGAGTACATCTTCCTTATTAAGAGAATCATAATCATGATAACCATGTGCTATTGAATTACGATTGAGCTCTTGAGATAATTTATCTGGTATTTTAACAAATGTGTTTTTATACATCCTAAGTACGGATAGCCCAAAAATTGTATTTAACTGCTCTTTTTCTACATCATTATCATCTTTATATTTTTCAGGTTTAATTTTATGATAAAGTTTTCTCACATCTGGTTTATGATTTACCGATATCTTGTCCTCTTTTATTTTTCCCATATACCATAATGTAATAACATGCTCAAATGCTGCAAAAAGTGGCATTATACATAATTTATAAAAACCACCTTTATACGCCTCATATGTTTCTTCAATTAGGGTTGCATGAAGTTTATACATAGGATCTTGAACTATTTCTTTTATATACGATTCAACGTTTTTGTCTATATATTCTGATAAACCATCTTCTGTTATTTCCCCATCCACTATATCAGATATACTATCCATATCTAAGCACCAAAAATTTTTTTCTTGTTCAATTAATATAGCTTCTATTTCTTTAATTTGTTCTGCTACTGCTTCACGAATTGAGTCCCAATTAACATTGTTATATATCTCTATAATTGGTTGTATTTGTTCAGACAGCTTCCTTTGTGCTTCTAACACTGGTCTTATTTGTTCATAAGCTGTATTTTGTATTTCTGCTAGCGTTTGAGCCAACCCATATATTTCTGGCTGTATTTGTTCAGACAGCTTCCTTTGTGCTTCTAGCACTGGCCTAATTTGTTCATAAGCTGTATTTTGTATTTCTGCTAGCGTCTGAGCCAATCCATATATTTCTGGCTGTATTTGTTCAGACAGCTTCCTTTGTGCTTCTAGCACTGGCCTAATTTGCTTATAAGCTGTATTTTGTATTTCTGCTAGCGTTTGGGCCAATTCAGGTCCTTGAAGTATTTCAGATAACTCTAAATCTGTATTATATGCTTCTTTTACAACCTTTTCTTCTCTAATTACTTTTGTTTCATTCTTCTCTTCATTAGGTTTCTTTTTCACTAGCTAAACACCTCTTTCCATCTAATATTCTACCATTGAAATAAACAAGATAATAATATATCTGCTAACTTACCCATATCTTATATTGTGTGTAACTGACCCCTTCGCCAAATCCCTTGGTATCATTGATTTCATTTCACTTTCTCTTTTGAGTTACACAGTACGAAATTTATGAGTAACTGTATAGGGATACCACCAACATTTTTCAAAATAACCTAAGCTATGCGGAAACATAAAATAAAGCTGCCCATATGGACAGCTTATTTACATAATTCTCGTTATCTGTAGTTATAAAAATAAATATTAGACATAAAATGATATAGGACATACCTAGTTATCTCTGAACTAAAAAAGATATTAGATATATATCAGTGTCTTTTTTGCATATCGTATATATGTTCAGTAACATAATGCCCAATTATCTATCAGTAGTAATTATTATAGGTGTTCCACCTTGGTCCTGGTGGCTCAGGAACGAAAGGCGCGCGTATTCTAAATGTAGCATCCTCTCGAGCTAATTGACTATCTGCAGGTTCGACCCAGAGATTAAAATTCCGGTGGCGAATAAACCGATCAGGAAAATTCTTTGAACGAAGCGATATAAGAGTTTTATCTCCGGGGTCTGTAAGTCCAGGTACCATGGTAAAAGTTGAGTCTAAAATTGCTAGTTGCACCTCTGGTGTCGGC
This Bacillus paramycoides DNA region includes the following protein-coding sequences:
- a CDS encoding head maturation protease, ClpP-related; its protein translation is MTVKIDVKGPIISNDEVWIYDWFEMDATSPGKISKELDNANGEDLIISINSPGGYVDEGSEIYTALKNYPSHVEVQIVGLAASAASIIAMAGDKVRISPTAQIMIHNASMLSGGDHRDMTKAAEMLKITDRTLVNAYVIKSGKSEEELLNMMAEETWMGPQQALENNFVDEIMFMENPLKMTASSANSAMIPQKVIDGFRSGTLSKGKPQGITKEDLNAALSGLKNEILNDLQKNTNPKEPIQEPVNTKQNLSTLFLNLGGK
- a CDS encoding PIN-like domain-containing protein; amino-acid sequence: MGISYSNLFIKVKKLNEIKDTATIVIDTNVLLMGYQWKNITFESVLNVLKKLSSEERLRIPAHVIKEFAKNRPKKITEMSSGIHNVISNIPKAINNGKPLNEAIPALAILEDYHSDIIALEEKYNNCIQELNKARKEYVKGLGKLQQSLGEYIDHDLILESYKEIIEKSYFAPDGLMDEEQLKLEWDKRSKSNIPPGYMDKTKDSNQYGDLIVWDHICQISGDVIFVTADLKGDWVHSNDKQVMGARRELVEEFYSRDQAKGYTFKILSPLQFITLFSGEEVKQEIQDDLNKEVKRPIATGSITLYNLADEETLEEFAMLRNNPVIKESYLNKGFDEIESELANFLIRGGSIAQYKDLMEEYKKTLELFIEDPTTEFLRSIDVKSLIDTIRDLYKKSKG
- a CDS encoding terminase TerL endonuclease subunit produces the protein MIRQKYVDEYIELYRSEKIKFNKERELLIDYLEKYVLNRDDLYFDDEMIEKCIRFGEKWYFPLQSFQKFLIAFVFLFYKKNGRIFYRKFLWMLGRGGGKNGLISVIIHFLISEMHGITEYNISVVANSEEQAKTSPDEVHKCVKRNEILQRAFKTTLTQTVSKATGSVLKFRTSNGDTKDGLRDGAVVFDEIHQYESNKDVRVHISGLGKKKNPREFYIGTDGYVRDGFLDKQKEKAMKVLNGEARPNAFFSFICKLNDEREVDDPDNWEMANPMLSEPLSEYAEGLLETIKEEYEDLEDDPSNREEFMTKRMNLPVTNLERSVAKWEEIVATNRPFPDLYGRECIGALDFASIRDFAACGLLFRVDGEYIFKTHSFVRKEFVDIYYGYSKKANEYKKEKFAPIKDWEDQGLLTVVDEPTINPTHIVNWFVEMRENYGLKKIIGDNYRLEAIKPLLIDEGFEVEIIRNPKAIHGLLAPRIEMAFANRQIVFDDNPLMRWYTQNVLVVIKSDGNKMYEKKEPVRRKTDGFQCFVHALYRADEIQEVTDFVIGDIKF
- a CDS encoding P27 family phage terminase small subunit; translated protein: MAVSIVRLKEQLMNSIDVTDLVEVEKVERYIDLVKAFRKINKTINKEGESVTIKNGSQVFVKAHPLISERNKINSSLIALGRDIKLVPKVGASNSGYSPSDLI
- a CDS encoding phage portal protein; this translates as MITIGWLGSVFKRNKELEFMVDLDIITDTANRLHMKRLAIDTCVSFLGRTISQSEFRVRHGKAFEKNELYYRLNVRPNKNMTASTFWERFVRKLIYDNECLVIQADDGDLLIADGFQHNEYAVFEDTFTNVIVKDYTFKRSFRQSEVIHLKYRNDKLTPLIDGLFTDYGDLFSRILSSQKRKNQVRGTVDMEMTGAKTEENITKLQKFIDDMYQAFGNKDIAIVPQQKGFKYNEIYNGVANGPSVEEINKVTNGFLNQVAMAIGIPTALIYGEMADVEKQTKNFMLFTVRPLLKKLSDEANVKFFEMSEYLLGRKIEVKAVSYQSIFDLATSIDKLISSSAFTGNEIRSEVDYEESDDPNLNIHHITKNYTKLDESEGGEKENDSEN
- a CDS encoding AbfB domain-containing protein; amino-acid sequence: MAYLSLESVNYPDRFIRHQNFLGELTPVQSELDRNDATFDWWGDWRYGAEGKLRSINFPNYYLRHQNFRLKLHEVIYPFGGPPTPEVQLAILDSTFTMVPGLTDPGDKTLISLRSKNFPDRFIRHRNFNLWVEPADSQLAREDATFRIRAPFVPEPPGPRWNTYNNYY
- a CDS encoding HNH endonuclease, which produces MKEYKTKQQKRKFYDSGEWKSIREQVKKRDSYECQECRRNGRVQTDTNEYSESAKRKKIQLVVHHIKELEHHPELALEMDNLETVCVDCHNKEHGRTFKKKPNKWENDEKW